Proteins co-encoded in one Euleptes europaea isolate rEulEur1 chromosome 1, rEulEur1.hap1, whole genome shotgun sequence genomic window:
- the LOC130478241 gene encoding protein bicaudal D homolog 2-like, whose protein sequence is MPAASMAPDPVKLQAEVERLSAELREATQEKVQAAEYGLAVLEENGELKQHCGELEGQLEMMRLEMARMKEALTESHSIHKRAAADGESREEHLLRETACKEADLNQCIEELQGDVKHLRSQLESTAAESERLGAALQDLRKECQSMDSERVRLREQLKQAKGRELRQLQDCTELEEENISLQKQISVLKGSQVEFESVKRALRCREEELALAGTQLSELGRLRDLAEHQLQEALEALQAEREQKQELRRELATCSRGHHASLSSLQANLEDLSHSQVEGEELDSGFANGSALRGGRASTPQPVQPAPGLVADLFSELSLAEIHKLQEQLLQVENEKTSLASDLQELKAQLTTTKEALAQQQVHSRRDAEHHQAPEAGPRGGGAGLSLQEREDCREAVEKARLAAQRDREVATQLEADLRVARRVALECQSRLAQAQEELLGFSEELAGLYHHICTCHSITPQRVVLDYYRDGRGAQGASRRRSSRKLPAAEREASSSGDRSPSSGPGSPCGLEPLHMGSLLGVLRAQLEHLQMALALAHRQSPAGRGVELERDKEALVEEVLKLKSLLSTKREQIATLRTVLKANKQTAEAALSNLKGQYDGEKVLVSETMAKLRHELKALKEDAATFCSLRAMFASRCDQYVSQLDEMQRQLAAAEDEKKTLSSLLRMAIQQKLALTQRLESLESPVEVIGVRRRTLRAAKSSAR, encoded by the exons ATGCCGGCAGCCTCCATGGCCCCGGACCCGGTGAAGCTGCAAGCCGAGGTGGAGCGGCTGTCTGCTGAGCTACGGGAGGCAACGCAGGAGAAGGTCCAGGCAGCCGAGTACGGGCTGGCTGTGCTGGAGGAGAATGGCGAGCTCAAGCAGCACTGCGGGGAGCTGGAAGGCCAGCTGGAAATGATGCGGTTGGAGATGGCCCGCATGAAGGAG GCCTTGACAGAGTCGCACAGCATTCACAAAAGGGCCGCGGCTGACGGGGAGAGCCGAGAAGAGCATCTTCTCCGAGAGACGGCCTGCAAGGAGGCTGACTTGAATCAGTGCATCGAGGAGCTGCAGGGTGACGTGAAGCACCTGAGGTCCCAGCTGGAGAGCACTGCAGCCGAGAGCGAACGCCTGGGTgcggccctgcaggacctgaggAAG GAATGCCAAAGCATGGACTCTGAGCGCGTCCGGCTGCGCGAGCAACTGAAGCAGGCCAAGGGGAGGGAGCTGCGCCAGCTGCAGGACTGCAcggagctggaggaggagaaCATCTCCCTGCAGAAGCAGATCTCCGTGCTCAAGGGCAGCCAG gtGGAGTTCGAGAGCGTCAAACGTGCGCTCAGATGCCGGGAGGAGGAACTGGCACTGGCGGGGACCCAGCTGTCGGAACTGGGGCGCCTGCGGGACCTAGCGGAGCACCAGCTCCAGGAGGCGCTGGAGGCCCTGCAGGCGGAGCGGGAGCAAAAGCAGGAGCTGCGGCGGGAGCTGGCGACCTGTTCCCGGGGCCACCACGCCTCGCTGAGCAGCTTGCAGGCCAACCTGGAGGACCTGAGCCACAGCCAGGTGGAAGGCGAGGAGCTGGACAGTGGCTTTGCCAACGGCAGCGCCCTGAGGGGCGGCAGGGCCTCCACGCCCCAACCTGTCCAGCCCGCCCCTGGCCTCGTGGCCGACCTCTTCAGCGAGCTTAGCCTGGCGGAGATCCACAAGCTGCAAGAGCAGCTGCTCCAG GTGGAAAACGAGAAGACCTCGCTGGCCTCCGACCTGCAGGAGCTCAAGGCGCAGCTCACCACCACCAAGGAGGCCCTGGCCCAGCAGCAGGTGCACAGCCGCCGCGATGCGGAGCACCATCAGGCCCCAGAGGCTGGCCCTCGTGGCGGCGGGGCTGGGCTGTCGCTCCAGGAGAGGGAGGACTGCCGCGAGGCGGTGGAGAAGGCCCGGCTGGCCGCTCAACGGGACCGGGAGGTGGCCACGCAGCTGGAAGCGGACTTGCGGGTCGCCCGGCGGGTCGCCCTGGAGTGCCAGTCACGGCTGGCGCAGGCCCAGGAGGAGCTCCTGGGCTTCTCGGAGGAGCTGGCCGGGCTGTACCACCACATCTGCACCTGCCACAGCATCACCCCACAGCGAGTGGTGTTGGATTACTACCGGGACGGCCGCGGGGCCCAGGGAGCATCCCGGAGGCGGTCCTCCAGGaagctcccagcggcagagcggGAGGCAAGCAGCAGCGGGGACCGGTCCCCCAGCAGCGGCCCTGGCTCGCCCTGCGGCCTGGAGCCCCTCCACATgggcagcctgctgggtgtcctgcGGGCGCAGCTGGAGCATCTGCAGATGGCGCTGGCCCTGGCGCACCGGCAGAGCCCCGCGGGGCGCGGGGTGGAGCTGGAGCGGGACAAGGAGGCGCTGGTGGAGGAGGTGCTGAAGCTGAAGTCCCTGCTGAGCACCAAGCGGGAGCAGATCGCCACCTTGCGCACGGTGCTGAAGGCCAACAAGCAG ACAGCGGAGGCGGCCCTCTCCAATCTCAAGGGCCAGTACGATGGCGAGAAGGTGCTGGTGTCGGAGACGATGGCCAAGCTGCGTCACGAGCTCAAAGCCCTGAAGGAGGATGCGGCGACCTTCTGCTCGCTGCGAGCCATGTTTGCCAGCAG GTGCGACCAGTACGTGAGCCAGCTGGATGAGATGCAGCGGCAGCTGGCGGCCGCCGAGGACGAGAAGAAGACGCTGAGCTCCCTGCTGCGCATGGCCATCCAGCAGAAGCTGGCGCTCACCCAGCGCttggagtccctggagagcccaGTGGAGGTGATAGGGGTGAGGCGGAGGACCCTCAGGGCAGCCAAGAGCTCTGCG AGATGA